A genomic segment from Actinoplanes sichuanensis encodes:
- a CDS encoding carbohydrate ABC transporter permease, with protein sequence MKTVTAPRDVPVAPVTPPAARSRRRRDPAPYLLLSPAGLVLAVVTLAPIGFLVFTSFTDYSQRTLFTGVYRFVGADQYTTLLQNPDFWVALLRTVLFTAAMVAGSVLIGMGVSHLLTRLGRAWRNTVTVVLIVAWAMPNVASSLVWNWLFQPGYGVVNWMLGALGSFLAWLSEAFGFPGGSGVFGDAAGLNWAQDPVLAYVVIWLLIVWQAVPFIALTLNAAETQVPHEYKEAARLDGASESTVYRIVTLRFLRPTLLLVTILSVIWDYNVFNQIWLITRGGPDDATATLGVYTYKTAFVGFKIGNGAAISVVTTLLLLGLTAVYIRNLLKAGEDL encoded by the coding sequence GTGAAGACCGTAACCGCCCCGCGCGACGTGCCAGTCGCACCCGTCACCCCGCCGGCCGCGCGCTCGCGCCGCCGGCGGGACCCGGCCCCGTACCTGCTGCTCAGCCCGGCCGGACTGGTCCTCGCCGTGGTCACGCTCGCCCCGATCGGGTTCCTGGTCTTCACCTCGTTCACCGACTACAGCCAGCGGACCCTGTTCACCGGGGTCTACCGGTTCGTCGGCGCCGACCAGTACACGACCCTGCTGCAGAACCCGGACTTCTGGGTCGCGCTGCTGCGCACCGTGCTGTTCACCGCGGCCATGGTCGCCGGCAGCGTCCTCATCGGCATGGGCGTGTCGCACCTGCTCACCCGCCTCGGCCGGGCCTGGCGCAACACGGTCACGGTCGTGCTGATCGTGGCCTGGGCGATGCCGAACGTGGCGTCGTCACTGGTCTGGAACTGGCTGTTCCAACCCGGATACGGCGTCGTCAACTGGATGCTCGGTGCCCTCGGCTCCTTCCTCGCCTGGCTGTCTGAAGCGTTCGGTTTCCCCGGCGGGTCCGGCGTCTTCGGCGACGCTGCCGGGCTGAACTGGGCGCAGGACCCGGTCCTCGCCTATGTGGTGATCTGGCTGCTCATCGTCTGGCAGGCGGTGCCGTTCATCGCGCTCACCCTCAACGCCGCGGAGACCCAGGTGCCGCACGAGTACAAGGAGGCGGCCCGGCTCGACGGCGCCTCCGAGTCGACCGTCTACCGGATCGTCACGCTGCGGTTCCTGCGGCCCACCCTGCTGCTGGTCACCATCCTCTCGGTGATCTGGGACTACAACGTCTTCAACCAGATCTGGCTGATCACCCGCGGCGGACCCGACGACGCCACCGCGACACTGGGCGTCTACACGTACAAGACGGCGTTCGTCGGTTTCAAGATCGGAAACGGCGCCGCCATCTCGGTCGTCACCACCCTGCTACTACTCGGCCTGACCGCCGTCTACATCCGCAACCTCCTGAAAGCGGGGGAGGACCTGTGA
- a CDS encoding carbohydrate ABC transporter permease yields MKNAIAAVFCLVWIFPVYWMVNTAFKPRPEVMTPEPHFWPHHPTLDNFTAAVTQPQFLTNLGNSVLVVAVTVVASIVLGILAAAALSRFRFPGRRTIMVVILAVQMLPATAMLIPLFTMFNRLDLLGTYTALILAYVATVLPFSIWVMRGFFVAVPAEVEEAAQIDGATTWRILVSVLFPLVAPGVIATGIFAFIAAWNDYLIAYTFMQDESAYTLPVWLASFTNPHTGTDFGAQMAASVIFAAPVVVFFLIIQRNLVAGMSAGAVKG; encoded by the coding sequence GTGAAGAACGCCATCGCCGCCGTCTTCTGCCTCGTCTGGATCTTCCCGGTCTACTGGATGGTCAACACCGCCTTCAAACCGCGCCCGGAGGTGATGACCCCAGAACCGCACTTCTGGCCGCACCACCCGACCCTGGACAACTTCACCGCCGCCGTCACCCAGCCGCAGTTCCTCACCAACCTCGGCAACAGCGTCCTCGTCGTCGCCGTCACCGTGGTCGCGTCGATCGTGCTCGGCATCCTCGCCGCGGCCGCCCTGTCCCGGTTCCGGTTCCCCGGCCGCCGCACGATCATGGTGGTCATCCTCGCGGTCCAGATGCTGCCGGCCACCGCCATGCTGATCCCGCTGTTCACCATGTTCAACCGCCTCGACCTGCTCGGCACCTACACCGCGCTGATCCTCGCCTACGTGGCCACCGTCCTGCCGTTCTCGATCTGGGTGATGCGCGGCTTCTTCGTCGCCGTGCCCGCCGAAGTCGAGGAGGCCGCCCAGATCGACGGCGCCACCACCTGGCGGATCCTGGTCAGCGTCCTGTTCCCGCTGGTCGCACCCGGGGTCATCGCCACCGGCATCTTCGCGTTCATCGCCGCCTGGAACGACTACCTCATCGCCTACACGTTCATGCAGGACGAGAGCGCCTACACCTTGCCGGTCTGGCTCGCCTCGTTCACCAACCCGCACACCGGCACCGACTTCGGCGCCCAGATGGCCGCGTCGGTCATCTTCGCCGCACCGGTCGTCGTGTTCTTCCTGATCATCCAGCGCAACCTGGTCGCCGGCATGTCCGCCGGCGCCGTGAAGGGCTAG
- a CDS encoding extracellular solute-binding protein, with product MSHRSTSVTAAIGAALLALTACSGGGGDATGDPKNQTLTVWVMDGDYTEATLQAINSRFTEATGAKVDLQIQQWEGITTKISTALSTSGTPDVLDLGNTQVPGFAANGGLLDLTEHKADLQQGRTWLAGLENPATVDGALYGVPGFAGARAVIYNKKTWAAAGVTAVPKTYAELTDALDKVKAKNPAADFAPFYLPGQYWFAGLQFLWDAGGEIATAEGKTWKGGFSTPAGQKGLTEFKTFQNTYSTAASRTLDTITPDQTQLFADGKTSAILATSGSIGLIQKANPQIKAEDLGTFPFPGTSGKTQPVMLGGSDWGIAAKSDAHDLALQWVKIAGSPAVQDEFVYGKDGWIPNSTEGIQAAQAKGLTEQQQGFFGGALSSKATPAAAQWSTIEGDKSINNVFAAVASGAKTPEAAGTEFDAHLETTLAGQ from the coding sequence ATGTCACATAGATCCACCTCCGTCACCGCGGCGATCGGCGCCGCCCTGCTCGCCCTCACCGCCTGCTCGGGCGGCGGCGGCGACGCGACCGGCGACCCCAAGAACCAGACCCTCACCGTGTGGGTGATGGACGGCGACTACACCGAAGCCACCCTCCAGGCGATCAACAGCAGGTTCACCGAGGCCACCGGGGCCAAGGTCGACCTGCAGATCCAGCAGTGGGAAGGCATCACCACCAAGATCAGTACGGCGCTGTCCACCTCCGGCACCCCCGACGTGCTCGACCTCGGCAACACCCAGGTGCCCGGGTTCGCCGCCAACGGGGGCCTGCTCGACCTCACCGAACACAAGGCCGACCTGCAGCAGGGCCGCACCTGGCTGGCCGGCCTGGAAAATCCGGCCACCGTGGACGGCGCGCTCTACGGCGTACCGGGCTTCGCCGGTGCCCGGGCCGTCATCTACAACAAGAAGACGTGGGCCGCCGCCGGAGTGACCGCCGTGCCGAAGACCTACGCCGAGCTCACCGACGCCCTCGACAAGGTCAAGGCCAAGAACCCGGCCGCCGACTTCGCCCCGTTCTACCTGCCCGGCCAGTACTGGTTCGCCGGGCTGCAGTTCCTCTGGGACGCCGGCGGCGAGATCGCCACGGCTGAGGGCAAGACCTGGAAGGGCGGCTTCTCCACCCCGGCCGGGCAGAAGGGCCTCACCGAGTTCAAGACGTTCCAGAACACCTACTCCACCGCGGCGTCGCGGACCCTGGACACCATCACACCCGACCAGACGCAGCTGTTCGCCGACGGCAAGACCTCGGCGATCCTGGCCACCAGCGGCTCGATCGGCCTCATCCAGAAGGCGAACCCGCAGATCAAAGCCGAGGACCTGGGCACCTTCCCGTTCCCCGGCACCTCCGGCAAGACCCAGCCGGTCATGCTCGGCGGCTCCGACTGGGGCATCGCCGCCAAGAGCGACGCCCACGACCTGGCCCTGCAGTGGGTGAAGATCGCCGGCAGCCCGGCCGTGCAGGACGAGTTCGTCTACGGCAAGGACGGCTGGATCCCGAACAGCACCGAAGGCATCCAGGCCGCCCAGGCCAAGGGCCTCACCGAACAGCAGCAGGGCTTCTTCGGCGGCGCCCTGTCGTCCAAGGCCACCCCGGCTGCGGCGCAATGGTCCACCATCGAGGGCGACAAGAGCATCAACAACGTGTTCGCCGCCGTCGCCTCCGGCGCCAAAACCCCGGAAGCCGCGGGTACGGAATTCGACGCCCACCTCGAGACCACCCTCGCGGGACAGTGA